The proteins below come from a single Actinomycetota bacterium genomic window:
- a CDS encoding phosphoglucomutase/phosphomannomutase family protein, translating to MSKTIKFGTDGWRAVMCDEFTFENVRLVVWAIANYLKGEGRGERGIVIGYDRRFLSEEFASVAASVLMGNSIPVKVMGEPAPTPMVAHAITLLKADGALMFTASHNPAKYNGIKFIPDYAGPASPEITKSIEEELDKVALSGEVFLKEEKGPELYSTIDTTTQYIEHIAGLIDLKTIKKSGLRLAFDPMFGAGAGPMKRLLEMTGSKLTSIHEERDPLFGLRLPEPSAENLQELISLVKDNGLDVGLALDGDGDRYGIIADDASFISANQVLSILTLHLLRYRHMRGRIVRTVATTHLIDEMAKREGAEVTETPVGFKYIAAEMLKGDVLIGGEESGGLSIQGHIPEKDGLLACLLILELLAKRGKPLSKIIEEVHDEFGVFNNARLDLCMDRGEIHSILEELKSSPTKEFAGQKVEKVILLDGIKLIMEDGSWVLLRASGTEPLVRIYIESRFIDSYNKLRGAAAKIFKA from the coding sequence GTGAGTAAAACCATTAAGTTTGGCACAGACGGTTGGAGAGCCGTCATGTGCGATGAGTTCACCTTCGAAAACGTGAGGCTAGTCGTTTGGGCCATTGCCAATTACTTGAAGGGCGAGGGCCGAGGCGAAAGGGGCATCGTTATCGGTTACGACAGGCGCTTTCTCTCCGAGGAATTCGCCTCGGTGGCTGCATCCGTCCTCATGGGTAACTCGATACCCGTCAAGGTTATGGGCGAGCCCGCTCCGACGCCCATGGTGGCCCATGCAATAACACTCCTTAAGGCAGATGGAGCCCTGATGTTTACGGCAAGTCACAACCCGGCCAAATATAACGGGATAAAGTTCATTCCCGATTATGCCGGTCCGGCCAGCCCAGAAATTACTAAATCCATCGAGGAAGAGCTGGACAAGGTCGCCTTGAGCGGGGAGGTCTTTCTAAAAGAAGAGAAGGGGCCAGAGCTCTATTCGACCATCGATACGACCACCCAATACATCGAACACATAGCCGGTCTCATCGATCTTAAGACCATCAAGAAGAGCGGACTGAGATTGGCCTTCGATCCCATGTTCGGAGCCGGAGCAGGTCCAATGAAGCGCCTCCTTGAGATGACTGGCTCAAAGCTCACCTCAATCCACGAAGAGAGAGATCCCCTATTCGGCTTAAGGCTTCCCGAACCATCAGCTGAAAACCTTCAAGAACTGATATCTCTGGTTAAGGATAACGGCCTGGATGTGGGACTGGCTTTAGACGGCGACGGCGACCGCTATGGGATAATCGCCGATGATGCCTCATTCATCTCAGCAAACCAGGTTCTATCCATCTTAACCCTTCACCTTCTTCGTTATCGCCACATGAGGGGGCGGATAGTCAGGACCGTTGCGACCACCCACCTTATTGATGAGATGGCCAAGAGAGAGGGGGCAGAGGTCACAGAGACCCCGGTCGGTTTCAAATATATCGCCGCCGAGATGCTTAAAGGCGATGTGCTCATCGGCGGCGAGGAGAGTGGGGGCTTAAGCATTCAAGGCCACATCCCCGAAAAGGACGGCCTTCTGGCTTGCCTCTTGATTCTCGAGCTCTTGGCAAAGAGGGGTAAGCCGCTCTCCAAGATCATAGAAGAGGTCCACGATGAATTTGGAGTCTTCAATAATGCTCGGCTCGATCTTTGTATGGACAGGGGCGAGATCCACTCCATACTCGAAGAGCTCAAATCGAGTCCGACAAAGGAATTTGCGGGCCAAAAAGTAGAAAAAGTCATACTCTTGGACGGCATAAAACTCATCATGGAAGATGGGTCTTGGGTTCTCCTTAGGGCGTCCGGGACTGAGCCACTGGTTAGAATCTATATTGAAAGCAGGTTTATAGATTCGTATAATAAGTTAAGAGGCGCAGCTGCTAAGATATTCAAAGCCTGA
- a CDS encoding DUF881 domain-containing protein — protein MKINIREEKAKLSLIVGFFLLGLLISTSFYSQEAFKRGLPDYRKQTLLDSIKELEKEKEVFKANIINLRDKVETYEREAAATGGSLATFSKESEDLKEAAGLTLVSGSGLEITLADSPSFPEYENPNNYIIHDYDLRTAVNALLKGNPKGIAINDERLVATSSIRCAGSTIMVNSTRISTPYTIFAVGDPQRLKESLELDLAFSQLSKDYAESFGLLVNVKRRAKITLPAYKGRLLLEHAKTKGES, from the coding sequence TTGAAAATAAACATAAGAGAAGAAAAAGCGAAACTCTCATTAATAGTAGGCTTCTTTCTACTAGGCCTTCTCATCTCGACCTCCTTCTATTCCCAAGAAGCTTTCAAAAGAGGCCTTCCCGATTATCGTAAGCAGACTCTATTGGACTCCATAAAGGAGCTGGAAAAGGAGAAAGAGGTCTTCAAGGCCAATATTATAAATCTCAGAGATAAGGTAGAGACCTATGAGAGAGAGGCTGCGGCCACAGGGGGAAGTCTGGCCACTTTCAGCAAGGAGAGCGAAGACCTAAAGGAGGCGGCCGGTCTGACCCTTGTGAGCGGCAGTGGTCTTGAAATAACTCTGGCCGATAGCCCGAGTTTTCCCGAGTATGAGAATCCCAATAATTACATCATCCATGATTATGACCTTAGGACAGCAGTTAACGCTCTTTTGAAGGGGAATCCCAAAGGAATTGCCATCAATGACGAGAGATTGGTCGCCACAAGTTCCATCCGCTGCGCCGGCAGTACCATAATGGTAAACTCCACTCGAATCTCCACTCCCTACACCATCTTTGCGGTAGGCGACCCACAAAGGCTCAAGGAATCACTTGAGCTAGATCTCGCTTTCAGCCAGCTATCAAAGGACTATGCAGAGTCATTCGGACTCTTGGTTAATGTAAAGAGGCGGGCTAAGATCACCTTGCCCGCCTATAAAGGCCGCCTTTTATTGGAACATGCCAAAACGAAGGGTGAGAGCTGA
- a CDS encoding small basic family protein, which produces MMLPFFGLLVGIFLGLTLKIAVPAAYIKYLGVATLAALDSAFGGIKASLHNEFNDKLFISGFFTNTILAAFIVYLGDRMGIEPLYYAAIVAFGVRLFQNLAVIRRKIFKNWE; this is translated from the coding sequence CTGATGCTGCCATTTTTCGGTCTTTTAGTCGGTATATTTTTGGGTCTTACTCTAAAGATCGCGGTCCCGGCCGCCTACATAAAGTATCTTGGGGTGGCCACTTTGGCGGCTCTAGACAGCGCATTTGGCGGTATAAAAGCTAGTCTCCACAATGAGTTCAACGACAAATTGTTCATATCCGGCTTTTTTACAAATACGATCCTTGCTGCCTTCATCGTCTATTTGGGCGATCGGATGGGGATCGAGCCCCTCTACTACGCGGCCATAGTCGCCTTTGGGGTGCGCCTGTTTCAGAACCTTGCGGTCATCAGACGCAAAATCTTTAAGAATTGGGAGTGA